A stretch of the Buchananella sp. 14KM1171 genome encodes the following:
- a CDS encoding ATP-binding protein: MEPAELADLVSKLRLVGTDQQRIEVKSGVGKGVRETLSAFSNASGGTLLVGLSEADGFALVPGFDAVQARDQLAARCGQLEPVVRPDVEIVPFEGQAVLVARIHEVEPRLKPCYVVDQGQYNGSYLRSGDGDRRMTTYEVSRLLEERSQPLWDEQPIEDAEISDLDQVALGRFLDGQREIRRRTFADGVEVARERLRVTKQGRPTLAALLALGEYPQQFFPRLAVSFALFPGTDRGEVAEGVRLLDSAMFTGPIPELVEAAVDAVRRNMRTAGLIGEAFRTELPDYPLVAVREAMVNALMHRDYSPEVRGAQVQVNMFVDRLEITNPGGLYGAVTVETLGKAGVSTSRNQRLSTFLESISFAGGGPVAENRGTGIAAIRSALAEALLPPPEISNSVTSFTITFRRRRVAPLERYASAQELVRGHLVEYESATTSDLVDKFGLSRTSVQKALRALIDAGVVEATEPPRSPKQRYRMVRQGWAT, from the coding sequence ATGGAACCCGCAGAACTAGCTGACTTGGTCTCGAAGCTGCGCCTGGTTGGAACTGATCAGCAGCGGATCGAGGTGAAGTCGGGCGTCGGCAAGGGGGTCAGGGAGACCCTGAGCGCGTTTTCCAACGCCTCCGGTGGAACTCTACTTGTTGGACTGTCAGAGGCAGATGGCTTTGCGCTGGTGCCGGGGTTTGACGCCGTGCAGGCTAGGGATCAGCTAGCGGCTCGTTGTGGCCAACTGGAACCCGTAGTACGCCCGGATGTGGAGATTGTGCCGTTCGAGGGGCAAGCCGTCCTCGTTGCGCGGATTCACGAGGTGGAGCCGCGGCTAAAGCCCTGCTACGTCGTTGACCAGGGGCAATACAACGGCTCCTACTTGCGAAGCGGTGACGGTGATCGGCGGATGACGACTTACGAAGTCAGCCGATTGCTGGAAGAGCGCTCTCAGCCGCTCTGGGATGAGCAGCCGATTGAGGATGCTGAGATTTCCGATCTGGACCAGGTGGCCCTAGGACGATTCCTGGATGGGCAAAGGGAGATTCGCAGGCGGACCTTTGCCGATGGTGTAGAGGTGGCCCGTGAGCGCTTGCGGGTGACCAAGCAGGGGCGGCCAACGCTCGCCGCCCTCCTCGCGCTGGGGGAATACCCCCAACAGTTCTTCCCGCGCCTGGCCGTTAGCTTCGCTCTGTTCCCTGGAACTGATCGTGGCGAGGTCGCAGAGGGAGTGCGGCTCCTGGATAGCGCCATGTTCACCGGGCCAATCCCGGAGCTGGTGGAGGCCGCTGTAGACGCTGTGCGGCGAAATATGCGCACAGCCGGCTTGATCGGCGAGGCCTTTCGCACCGAGCTGCCCGACTATCCGTTAGTGGCGGTCAGGGAGGCGATGGTCAACGCGCTCATGCACCGGGACTACTCGCCGGAGGTGCGCGGCGCGCAGGTGCAGGTGAACATGTTTGTGGACCGGCTGGAGATCACCAATCCGGGCGGGCTTTACGGGGCGGTTACGGTGGAGACGCTTGGGAAGGCTGGGGTAAGCACCAGTCGAAACCAGCGTCTTTCCACCTTCCTGGAGTCAATCTCATTTGCAGGCGGCGGTCCGGTGGCTGAAAACAGGGGGACCGGGATAGCCGCGATCCGATCGGCACTAGCGGAGGCCCTGCTGCCGCCGCCAGAGATCAGTAACTCAGTGACCAGCTTTACGATCACGTTCCGACGTCGACGGGTGGCACCGCTGGAGCGGTATGCATCCGCGCAGGAGTTGGTGCGCGGTCACCTGGTGGAGTATGAGAGCGCAACAACTTCCGACCTGGTCGACAAGTTCGGGCTGAGTAGGACAAGCGTGCAAAAGGCGCTCAGGGCGCTGATAGATGCTGGGGTGGTGGAAGCAACCGAGCCCCCGCGTAGTCCCAAGCAGCGTTACCGCATGGTCCGCCAGGGATGGGCAACTTAA
- a CDS encoding AAA family ATPase, with the protein MRRAIDSPFSPGSDTVPQVWAGRVSQLADWRDVLRPRRLLGVHERGRTILGEAGTGKSALVRRICQDAQSRGDWVTPQLRMASGADPLKRLAAALLGLAESVSLAAAREDRIAATLRRVESVAVAGASLSLRQGEAPEPHVALTELLVEVGREALRRGDTMVVIHIDEVQNIGDENALSQLLIALGDALSHEEQVEAPGRMLINRALPIAVYLSGLPEFADLAGARTGATFARRFQVVNLSSISDGDLEAALQPFVSEGWPVPNQDGGLDRVFMTPQAQGAIVELACGEPFLFQLAGQGAWFAGASDLITVDDVYAGWAEVAHEAEAHVLRILDRLPAREREFLEAMGEVEPERRTLKEIAAAAGFKSSSAAGPSAQRLDIVRGLISRGPAYGFRRRAVEAYLTSDWPRPGAPS; encoded by the coding sequence ATGCGTCGCGCTATAGATTCGCCGTTCAGTCCCGGCTCTGACACCGTGCCCCAGGTGTGGGCGGGCCGAGTCTCCCAGCTGGCCGACTGGAGGGACGTGTTGCGGCCCCGTCGCCTGCTGGGAGTCCACGAGCGGGGGCGCACCATTCTGGGAGAGGCCGGTACGGGCAAATCCGCGCTGGTGCGCCGCATTTGCCAGGACGCGCAGTCGCGCGGCGACTGGGTGACCCCGCAGTTGCGTATGGCCTCAGGGGCCGACCCGCTCAAGCGATTGGCGGCCGCCTTGCTCGGGTTGGCGGAGAGCGTGTCTTTGGCAGCAGCCAGAGAGGATCGGATTGCCGCGACGCTAAGGCGCGTGGAAAGCGTGGCCGTGGCGGGAGCATCGCTCTCACTCCGGCAGGGAGAGGCGCCCGAGCCTCACGTCGCCCTGACCGAGCTCCTCGTTGAAGTAGGGCGCGAAGCGCTCCGCAGGGGAGACACGATGGTGGTCATCCACATCGACGAGGTGCAGAACATCGGCGATGAGAACGCGCTCTCGCAGCTCCTCATCGCCCTGGGGGACGCACTCTCTCACGAGGAACAGGTTGAGGCGCCCGGCAGAATGTTGATTAACCGTGCGCTGCCGATCGCTGTCTATCTTTCGGGTCTGCCGGAGTTTGCTGACCTGGCCGGGGCAAGGACCGGTGCCACTTTTGCTCGCCGTTTCCAGGTGGTCAACCTGTCATCCATCTCCGATGGGGACTTGGAGGCCGCGCTTCAGCCCTTCGTCTCGGAAGGTTGGCCGGTGCCCAACCAAGACGGAGGGCTGGATCGCGTATTCATGACTCCGCAGGCGCAGGGCGCCATCGTCGAGTTGGCGTGCGGAGAACCCTTCCTGTTCCAGCTGGCCGGTCAGGGGGCTTGGTTCGCTGGGGCTAGTGACCTGATCACCGTCGATGACGTCTATGCGGGGTGGGCGGAGGTGGCCCACGAGGCCGAAGCGCACGTGCTGCGGATCCTTGACCGGTTGCCGGCCAGGGAGCGCGAGTTCCTAGAGGCGATGGGCGAGGTTGAGCCTGAGCGGCGCACTCTGAAGGAGATCGCGGCCGCAGCGGGATTCAAGTCATCCAGCGCCGCTGGCCCATCCGCGCAGCGGTTGGACATCGTTCGTGGCCTCATCAGTCGGGGGCCGGCCTACGGCTTTAGGCGCCGGGCGGTGGAGGCCTATCTGACCTCCGATTGGCCGCGCCCCGGTGCCCCCAGTTAG
- a CDS encoding SOS response-associated peptidase yields MCGRFAMFMTDADFIEEFGVERVADPFLPPSWNVAPTQAVNLVRVAGDGVRELRQARWGLVPSWAKDPAIGARMINARSETAAHKPSFAAALRARRCLVPACGYYEWRAGAAGVAGGRAGAGAAKQPFFISDPSGAPLALAGLYESWRYPAGPEAGRWLHTVTILTRAATEHLAPIHDRMPVVVPAQLRGQWLAPGELSAGEAAGLLDCLPPALLEACAVGAGVGNVRNNHPGLLAPV; encoded by the coding sequence GTGTGCGGCCGCTTTGCCATGTTCATGACGGACGCCGATTTCATCGAGGAGTTCGGGGTCGAGCGGGTGGCCGACCCGTTCCTGCCGCCCTCCTGGAACGTTGCCCCCACGCAGGCCGTGAACCTGGTGCGCGTGGCCGGGGACGGGGTGCGCGAGCTGCGCCAGGCCAGGTGGGGGCTGGTGCCCTCCTGGGCCAAGGACCCGGCAATCGGGGCGCGGATGATCAACGCCAGGTCTGAGACCGCCGCGCACAAGCCTTCCTTCGCGGCGGCGCTGCGGGCGCGACGCTGCCTGGTGCCTGCCTGCGGCTACTACGAGTGGCGGGCGGGGGCGGCCGGCGTGGCCGGTGGGCGCGCGGGGGCGGGCGCCGCCAAGCAGCCCTTCTTCATCAGCGACCCGTCCGGGGCGCCGCTGGCGCTGGCCGGGTTGTACGAGTCCTGGCGCTACCCGGCCGGGCCGGAGGCGGGGCGCTGGCTGCACACGGTTACGATCCTGACGCGCGCGGCCACCGAGCACCTGGCGCCCATCCACGACCGCATGCCGGTGGTGGTGCCGGCGCAGTTGCGCGGGCAGTGGCTGGCACCGGGCGAGTTGAGCGCGGGGGAGGCGGCCGGGCTGCTGGACTGCCTGCCCCCGGCGCTGCTGGAGGCGTGCGCCGTGGGGGCGGGCGTGGGCAACGTGCGCAACAACCACCCGGGCCTGCTGGCGCCGGTCTAA
- a CDS encoding trimeric intracellular cation channel family protein codes for MLSTLNSHLPDLFRAIDLTGVLLNGILGGRIARQKGFDAVGFAILAIMSAMAGGMVRDTLLQAGPPFALTDPYYIGVALVGAAISMLFRFESRWAGRLLVVADGIVLGTWAATGAIKTLSVGFGIMPAIMLGLITAVGGGMLRDVCAGMVPQVFGGNNLYAVPAITASAVMVLFYYLDADMVGMLVATVVGAVFTVVAHWRRWQLPREDFSLPEYIGKLRQRGWSVRGLRSIRGLRAARRGMQTDPREGSEGIFAPAFEPVDDVPPAAPSKE; via the coding sequence ATGCTCTCTACCCTCAACTCGCACCTGCCGGACCTGTTCCGCGCCATCGACCTCACCGGGGTGCTGCTCAACGGCATCCTGGGCGGGCGGATCGCCCGGCAGAAGGGCTTTGACGCGGTTGGCTTTGCCATCTTGGCGATCATGTCTGCGATGGCGGGCGGCATGGTGCGAGACACCCTGTTGCAGGCCGGCCCTCCCTTCGCCCTGACCGACCCGTACTACATCGGGGTGGCCCTGGTGGGGGCGGCCATCTCCATGCTGTTCCGCTTCGAGTCCCGCTGGGCCGGGCGCCTGCTGGTGGTGGCCGACGGCATCGTGCTCGGCACCTGGGCCGCCACCGGCGCCATCAAGACCCTCTCGGTGGGGTTTGGGATCATGCCGGCGATCATGCTGGGCCTGATCACCGCCGTCGGGGGCGGCATGCTGCGCGACGTCTGCGCCGGCATGGTCCCCCAAGTCTTTGGCGGCAACAACCTCTACGCCGTCCCGGCCATCACCGCCTCCGCCGTCATGGTGCTGTTCTACTACCTGGACGCGGACATGGTGGGCATGCTCGTGGCCACCGTGGTGGGCGCGGTCTTCACCGTGGTGGCGCATTGGCGGCGCTGGCAGCTGCCCCGCGAGGACTTCTCCCTGCCCGAGTACATCGGCAAGCTGCGCCAGCGCGGCTGGTCCGTGCGCGGCCTGCGGTCGATTCGCGGCCTGCGCGCCGCCCGCCGGGGCATGCAGACCGACCCGCGCGAGGGCAGCGAGGGGATCTTCGCCCCCGCCTTCGAGCCCGTGGACGACGTTCCGCCCGCCGCCCCCAGCAAGGAGTAG
- a CDS encoding VIT1/CCC1 transporter family protein, protein METGPGARQPAGAQEQWAATSATNSGVPAGADSPQYAACEQGNCGHTPAQIKRWRRRLAEERAEADAYRSLAERRDGEEGQILRKLAQAEARHESHWLQLLGPHAYPPPRRHPLTLPMRALSRLFGPVFVLALLQRAEQRSEYPQEPDATAQMVADERVHGEVVRSLAQRGRQQMSGTFRAAIFGANDGLVSNLALVLGIGATGVATSTVMATGLAGLLAGALSMAAGEYVSVRSQRELLEASRPDPDVTDVLPELDVDANELALVYRARGEDPDFAEMHAQRTLSAIRAGLDAQTGSFEQVQTFEEVGEAGKAAASSFAFFASGALVPVLPYLFGATGLAAVLWSALLVGACLLGTGAVVGLLSGSAPLVRALRQLGIGYGAAAITYGLGLLFGTQVG, encoded by the coding sequence TTGGAGACGGGGCCGGGCGCTCGCCAGCCGGCGGGAGCACAGGAGCAGTGGGCGGCAACGTCGGCCACCAACTCAGGCGTACCCGCAGGGGCTGACTCGCCGCAATACGCAGCCTGCGAGCAGGGAAACTGCGGGCACACCCCGGCCCAGATCAAGCGGTGGCGCCGCCGCCTAGCCGAGGAGCGGGCGGAGGCCGACGCCTACCGGTCGCTGGCCGAGCGCCGCGACGGCGAGGAGGGCCAGATCCTGCGCAAGCTGGCCCAGGCGGAGGCGCGGCACGAGTCCCACTGGCTGCAGCTGCTGGGGCCACACGCCTACCCGCCGCCGCGCCGCCACCCCCTCACCCTGCCGATGCGGGCCCTGTCCCGCCTGTTCGGGCCGGTGTTCGTCCTGGCGCTGCTGCAGCGCGCCGAGCAGCGCAGCGAATACCCGCAGGAGCCGGACGCCACCGCCCAGATGGTGGCCGACGAGCGCGTCCACGGCGAGGTGGTGCGCTCCCTGGCCCAGCGCGGCCGCCAGCAGATGAGCGGCACCTTCCGGGCCGCGATCTTCGGCGCCAACGACGGCCTGGTCTCAAACCTGGCCCTGGTGCTCGGCATCGGCGCCACGGGCGTGGCCACCTCCACCGTCATGGCCACGGGCCTGGCCGGCCTGCTGGCCGGCGCGCTGTCCATGGCGGCCGGCGAGTACGTCTCCGTGCGCTCCCAGCGCGAGCTGCTGGAGGCCTCCCGCCCCGACCCGGACGTCACCGACGTGCTGCCGGAGCTGGACGTGGACGCCAACGAGCTCGCCCTGGTCTACCGGGCGCGCGGCGAGGACCCGGACTTCGCGGAGATGCACGCCCAGCGCACCCTGAGCGCCATCCGGGCCGGCCTGGACGCCCAGACCGGCTCCTTCGAGCAGGTGCAGACCTTCGAGGAGGTGGGCGAGGCCGGCAAGGCTGCGGCGTCCTCGTTCGCGTTCTTCGCCTCTGGGGCGCTGGTGCCGGTGCTGCCCTACCTGTTCGGCGCCACCGGGCTGGCCGCAGTGCTGTGGTCGGCGCTGCTGGTGGGCGCCTGCCTGCTGGGAACTGGCGCGGTGGTGGGCCTGCTGTCCGGATCTGCGCCGCTGGTGCGGGCCCTGCGCCAGCTGGGGATCGGCTACGGCGCTGCCGCGATCACCTACGGGCTGGGCCTACTGTTTGGAACTCAAGTGGGCTAG
- a CDS encoding YtxH domain-containing protein: MGKKFTLLVGMGLGYVLGTRAGRAQYERMKTMATNFLETPVVKSTVEKATSKVSEVSRKVGTDVTDRMAGIVKERMFGAQQDGGKTTPTDA; the protein is encoded by the coding sequence ATGGGCAAGAAGTTCACGCTGCTGGTCGGTATGGGTCTGGGTTACGTGCTGGGCACGCGCGCTGGCCGCGCGCAGTACGAGCGCATGAAGACCATGGCCACCAACTTCCTGGAGACCCCGGTGGTGAAGTCCACCGTCGAGAAGGCCACCTCCAAGGTCTCCGAGGTCTCCCGCAAGGTCGGCACCGACGTCACCGACCGCATGGCCGGCATTGTCAAGGAGCGCATGTTCGGGGCGCAGCAGGACGGCGGCAAGACCACCCCCACCGACGCCTAA
- the metE gene encoding 5-methyltetrahydropteroyltriglutamate--homocysteine S-methyltransferase: MSTPFPAATILGYPRIGRDRELKRALESFWAGRSSAAELRASAAELRAGTRARLGELGLSGAGVPLDFHYYDQMLSIVATIGAVPERFAHLLDAEGKLSLEGYFTVARGKGELAPLEMTKWFDSNYHYLVPEIGPDTPLRYVDSHVVDYLREAVAAAEQGGAGQGEAGGTSAPRPVLVGPVTFLALSKAADCAPGFDPLTRLEDLVEQYAALLADLAGAGAQWVQLDEPALVADFADIDRARLVEAAASAYAKLADAASRPRIIVATPYGTARAALPALAATGVEGFALDLVRGEVPGEDDLAALAGRTVLAGVVSGRNIWRTNLEEALAKLEQVRAGVGPQANVVVSTSTSLQHVPYDVDRETQLDPELRSWLAFADQKVAEVGVLARALSEGRDAVAAEFAADAAARASRAAHPGVNRPEVRAAVAAVVPADRERESFEERDAAQRERLALPLLPTTTIGSFPQTTQIRKARAAHRKGELTDAQYEDAMRAEVASVVALQEELGIDVLVHGEPERNDMVQYFAELLDGFTATQHGWVQSYGSRCTRPSILWGDVSRPAPMTVEWAKYAQSLTDKPVKGMLTGPVTILAWCFVRDDIPLGQTADQVGLALRQEIVDLEEAGIAVIQVDEPALRELLPLEVKDQAEYLEWSVGSFKLSTSGVRPDTQIHTHLCYSEFNVVIGAIDALDADVTSIEAARSRMEILPAVGEHGYERGIGPGVYDIHSPRVPSVEEQVELLRSAAAAVNPRQLWVNPDCGLKTRGYEETKAALDNMVAAALQVRAEIESR; encoded by the coding sequence ATGAGCACCCCCTTCCCCGCCGCCACCATCCTCGGTTACCCGCGCATCGGCCGGGACCGCGAACTCAAGCGCGCCCTAGAGTCCTTCTGGGCCGGGCGCTCCAGCGCCGCAGAGCTGCGGGCCTCCGCCGCAGAGCTGCGCGCCGGCACCCGCGCCCGCCTGGGCGAGCTGGGATTGAGCGGCGCCGGCGTGCCGCTGGACTTCCACTACTACGACCAGATGCTCTCCATCGTGGCCACCATCGGCGCCGTGCCCGAGCGCTTTGCGCACCTGCTGGACGCCGAGGGCAAGCTGAGCCTGGAGGGCTACTTCACGGTGGCGCGCGGCAAGGGAGAGCTGGCCCCGCTGGAGATGACCAAGTGGTTCGACTCCAACTACCACTACCTGGTGCCGGAGATCGGCCCTGACACCCCGCTGCGCTACGTCGACTCCCACGTGGTGGACTACCTGCGCGAGGCCGTGGCGGCCGCCGAGCAGGGCGGCGCGGGCCAGGGGGAGGCCGGCGGGACGTCGGCCCCCCGCCCGGTCCTGGTGGGCCCGGTGACCTTCCTGGCGCTGTCCAAGGCCGCAGACTGCGCCCCCGGCTTCGACCCGCTCACCCGCCTGGAGGATCTGGTGGAGCAGTACGCGGCCCTGCTGGCCGACCTGGCCGGCGCCGGGGCGCAGTGGGTGCAGCTGGACGAGCCCGCCCTGGTGGCCGATTTTGCCGACATCGACCGCGCCCGCCTGGTTGAGGCCGCCGCCTCCGCCTACGCCAAGTTGGCCGACGCCGCCTCCCGCCCGCGCATCATCGTGGCCACCCCCTACGGCACCGCCCGCGCCGCTCTGCCCGCGCTGGCCGCGACCGGCGTGGAGGGCTTCGCCCTGGACCTGGTGCGTGGCGAGGTGCCCGGCGAGGACGACCTGGCCGCCCTGGCCGGGCGCACCGTCCTGGCCGGCGTGGTCTCCGGCCGCAACATCTGGCGCACCAACCTGGAGGAGGCCCTGGCCAAGCTGGAGCAGGTGCGCGCCGGGGTGGGCCCGCAGGCCAACGTGGTGGTCTCCACCTCCACCTCCCTGCAGCACGTGCCCTACGACGTGGATCGCGAGACCCAGCTGGACCCCGAGCTGCGCTCCTGGCTGGCGTTCGCCGACCAGAAGGTGGCCGAGGTGGGCGTGCTGGCCCGCGCCCTGAGCGAGGGCCGCGACGCGGTGGCCGCCGAGTTCGCTGCGGACGCCGCCGCCCGCGCCTCCCGCGCCGCCCACCCCGGGGTCAACCGCCCCGAGGTGCGCGCCGCCGTGGCCGCCGTGGTGCCCGCCGACCGGGAGCGCGAGTCCTTCGAGGAGCGCGACGCCGCCCAGCGCGAGCGCCTGGCCCTGCCGCTGCTGCCCACCACCACCATCGGCTCCTTCCCGCAGACCACGCAGATCCGCAAGGCCCGTGCCGCCCACCGCAAGGGCGAGCTCACCGACGCCCAGTACGAGGACGCGATGCGCGCCGAGGTGGCCTCCGTGGTGGCCCTGCAGGAGGAGCTGGGCATCGACGTGTTGGTGCACGGCGAGCCCGAGCGCAACGACATGGTGCAGTACTTCGCCGAGCTGCTGGACGGCTTCACCGCCACCCAGCACGGCTGGGTGCAGTCCTACGGCTCGCGCTGCACGCGTCCCTCGATCCTGTGGGGCGACGTCTCCCGCCCGGCCCCGATGACCGTGGAGTGGGCCAAGTACGCCCAGTCCCTCACCGACAAGCCCGTCAAGGGAATGCTCACCGGCCCGGTCACCATCCTGGCCTGGTGCTTCGTGCGCGACGACATCCCGCTGGGCCAGACCGCCGACCAGGTGGGCCTGGCGCTGCGCCAGGAGATCGTGGACCTGGAGGAGGCTGGCATCGCCGTGATCCAGGTGGACGAGCCCGCCCTGCGCGAGCTGCTGCCCCTGGAGGTCAAGGACCAGGCCGAGTACCTGGAGTGGTCCGTGGGCTCCTTCAAGCTCTCCACCTCCGGGGTGCGCCCGGACACCCAGATCCACACCCACCTGTGCTACTCCGAGTTCAACGTGGTGATCGGCGCGATCGACGCGCTGGACGCCGACGTCACCTCCATCGAGGCTGCCCGCTCCCGCATGGAGATCCTCCCGGCGGTGGGCGAGCACGGCTACGAGCGCGGCATCGGCCCGGGCGTGTACGACATCCACTCCCCGCGCGTGCCCTCCGTGGAGGAGCAGGTGGAGCTGCTGCGCTCCGCCGCCGCAGCCGTCAACCCGCGCCAGCTGTGGGTCAACCCCGACTGCGGCCTGAAGACTCGCGGCTACGAGGAGACCAAGGCGGCGCTGGACAACATGGTCGCGGCCGCGCTGCAGGTGCGCGCCGAGATCGAGTCCCGGTGA
- a CDS encoding methylenetetrahydrofolate reductase, with protein sequence MSTRTLFTAKRDRPLVSFEFFPPRSRANLSLAWAGIDKLLASEPDMATVTYGAGGSTRDVSMAVLAHILEKTSLKPVAHLTCIGATRAELTATITELLAAGVRDFLALRGDLPRGETWATYRPSAGALSTGAELVALIREIADSQLPGEDVSICVAAYPGSPGAQFDAGLAALKEKTDAGADYSITQVFFEAADYARLRQAADAAGVTAPILPGFAPLTDPQRTQRIAELAGLEVPDHLAAALCQADPVERVRAGLRATLDLISGTLAAGAPGVHLYTFNRPRPSLDILEYLFATKFLSTTTDRRFTEDLVEATLTALTPAR encoded by the coding sequence GTGTCTACCAGAACGCTATTCACCGCCAAGCGGGACCGGCCGCTGGTTTCCTTCGAGTTCTTCCCGCCGCGTTCCAGGGCAAACCTGTCCCTGGCGTGGGCCGGGATCGACAAGCTGCTGGCCAGCGAACCGGACATGGCCACCGTCACCTACGGCGCCGGCGGGTCCACGCGGGACGTCTCCATGGCCGTGCTTGCCCACATCCTGGAAAAGACCAGCCTGAAGCCGGTGGCGCACCTGACCTGCATCGGGGCCACCCGCGCGGAGCTGACCGCCACCATCACCGAGCTGCTGGCCGCCGGGGTGCGCGACTTCCTGGCCCTGCGTGGCGACCTGCCGCGCGGCGAAACCTGGGCCACCTACCGGCCCTCGGCCGGGGCGCTGTCCACCGGAGCGGAGCTGGTGGCGCTGATCCGTGAGATCGCCGATTCTCAGCTGCCGGGCGAGGACGTGTCCATCTGCGTGGCCGCCTATCCCGGCTCCCCCGGCGCCCAGTTCGACGCGGGCCTGGCCGCCCTGAAGGAAAAGACTGACGCGGGGGCGGACTACTCCATCACCCAGGTCTTCTTCGAGGCCGCCGACTACGCGCGCCTACGCCAGGCCGCCGACGCCGCCGGCGTCACCGCCCCCATCCTGCCCGGCTTCGCCCCGCTCACCGACCCGCAGCGGACCCAGCGCATCGCCGAACTGGCCGGACTGGAGGTGCCCGACCACCTGGCGGCCGCGCTGTGCCAAGCCGACCCGGTGGAGCGGGTGCGCGCCGGCCTGCGCGCCACCCTGGACCTCATCTCCGGGACCCTGGCCGCCGGGGCGCCGGGCGTACACCTCTACACCTTCAACCGTCCCCGCCCCAGCCTGGACATCCTGGAATACCTGTTCGCCACCAAGTTCCTATCAACCACCACCGACCGTCGCTTCACCGAGGACCTCGTAGAGGCCACGCTCACCGCCCTCACCCCGGCCCGATAA
- a CDS encoding endonuclease/exonuclease/phosphatase family protein yields the protein MNTGKGSDAFSAGAGAGGGDNPAGGSGFGAGESAEAAGAQTGAQAGEGGYSRYEAVGPKEDALVTEIKQVIGDRPVQDVARSVSSGAWQAVMNNLPSPLARLRSGAMTLQERVRAIFWGAVAFFLFLLVVFSTKPDAFSDLFGRFPASLTFPFAQLIALRSVVAIGFALLTLVYLVMALWRTFTTRTGRYLWIVTLIFALGVGLHVSSVRSAGINTGARVGPDLGWSLTRQGGAVTVLVANLDGRVTLASDVALLAEQAGADVIVLPESSAEMAAQVANDLTKLHMAHLPSDALPVFDEAVFQDPAVIKPTGAFTVYAAAGSDLLVDGVKPQSGVPPRRGATTTVLVSTALGPYRLERELGTANGSVLLAPVTQGAPTIAAVHGASPKRDSMVQWRADLEKVTSLCSDRTRTGLIVAGTLNSTRDHALVRSSQCGLAMHQLGQGSVGTWPVGVPALLGAPIDGALIGPGVTPVAAEVLNLEYTDHRAVLMRFELK from the coding sequence GTGAACACTGGGAAAGGCAGCGACGCCTTCAGCGCGGGCGCGGGCGCGGGCGGCGGAGATAACCCGGCGGGCGGAAGTGGCTTCGGCGCGGGGGAGTCGGCGGAGGCTGCGGGCGCGCAGACGGGCGCGCAGGCGGGCGAGGGTGGCTACTCGCGCTACGAGGCCGTGGGTCCCAAGGAGGACGCCCTGGTCACCGAGATCAAGCAGGTGATCGGCGACCGCCCGGTGCAGGACGTGGCCCGCTCCGTCTCCTCCGGCGCGTGGCAGGCGGTGATGAACAATCTGCCCAGCCCGCTGGCCCGCCTGCGGTCGGGCGCGATGACCCTGCAGGAGCGCGTGCGCGCGATCTTCTGGGGGGCGGTGGCTTTCTTCCTGTTCCTGCTGGTGGTCTTTTCCACCAAGCCGGACGCGTTTTCCGACCTCTTTGGCAGGTTTCCGGCCTCGCTGACCTTCCCGTTCGCGCAACTCATCGCCCTGCGCAGCGTGGTGGCGATCGGCTTCGCCCTGTTGACGCTGGTCTACCTGGTGATGGCGCTGTGGCGGACGTTCACCACCCGCACCGGCCGCTACCTGTGGATCGTGACGTTGATATTCGCGCTGGGGGTGGGCCTGCACGTCAGTTCGGTGCGCAGCGCCGGCATCAACACGGGTGCCCGCGTGGGCCCGGACCTGGGTTGGAGCCTGACCCGGCAGGGCGGGGCGGTGACGGTGCTGGTGGCCAACCTGGACGGCCGCGTGACGCTGGCGAGCGACGTGGCGTTGTTGGCTGAGCAGGCCGGCGCGGACGTGATCGTGCTGCCGGAGTCCTCCGCAGAGATGGCCGCGCAGGTCGCCAACGATCTCACCAAGCTGCACATGGCGCATCTGCCGAGCGACGCCCTGCCGGTGTTCGACGAGGCGGTGTTCCAGGACCCGGCGGTCATCAAGCCCACCGGTGCCTTCACCGTCTACGCGGCTGCGGGCAGCGACCTGCTGGTGGACGGGGTCAAGCCGCAGTCGGGCGTTCCTCCCCGGCGCGGGGCCACCACCACGGTGCTGGTCTCCACGGCCCTGGGCCCCTACCGGCTGGAGCGGGAGCTGGGCACGGCCAACGGCTCGGTGCTGCTGGCCCCGGTGACGCAGGGGGCGCCCACGATCGCGGCGGTGCACGGCGCCTCCCCGAAGCGGGACAGCATGGTGCAGTGGCGCGCGGACCTGGAGAAGGTCACCTCCCTGTGCTCGGACCGTACCCGCACCGGCCTGATCGTGGCCGGCACGCTGAACTCGACGCGGGACCACGCCCTGGTGCGCTCCTCCCAGTGTGGCCTGGCGATGCACCAGCTGGGGCAGGGCTCGGTGGGCACGTGGCCGGTCGGTGTGCCCGCCCTGCTGGGGGCCCCGATCGACGGTGCGCTGATCGGCCCGGGCGTGACCCCGGTGGCCGCGGAGGTGCTGAATCTGGAGTACACCGATCACCGCGCCGTGCTGATGCGTTTTGAGCTGAAGTAG